A single region of the Salvia miltiorrhiza cultivar Shanhuang (shh) chromosome 8, IMPLAD_Smil_shh, whole genome shotgun sequence genome encodes:
- the LOC131000070 gene encoding UDP-xylose transporter 1-like isoform X2: MGEMSNNQLGVMGALFLSVASSVSIVICNKALMSNLGFQFATTLTSWHLMVTYCTLHVALRLNFFENKTIDTKTVVLFGILNGVSIGFLNLSLGFNSIGFYQMTKLAIIPFTVLLETLFLKKQFSDKIKISLSILLAGVGIASVTDLQLNMVGTILSLIAILTTCIGQILTNTIQKRLNVSSTQLLYQSSPFQAAILFVSGPLLDQCLTKQNVFAYTYSPVVMVFILLSCLIAVFVNFSTFLVIGKTSPVTYQVLGHLKTCLVLAFGYTLLHDPFTARNILGILVAMLGMGLYSYFCTLESKKKLSPSLSSLQVKERETAPLLVSHQDKESKNSIV; this comes from the exons ATGGGGGAGATGTCAAACAACCAGCTGGGAGTGATGGGTGCACTGTTTCTCTCCGTCGCGTCGTCGGTGTCCATTGTCATCTGCAACAAGGCCCTGATGAGCAATCTTGGCTTCCAATTTG CCACAACACTCACCAGTTGGCACCTGATGGTAACATACTGCACCCTCCACGTCGCGTTGCGCCTGAATTTCTTCGAGAACAAGACAATCGACACGAAGACAGTGGTGCTCTTTGGCATCCTGAATGGTGTCTCCATTGGCTTCCTCAACCTCAGCTTGGGATTCAACTCCATTGGCTTCTATCAG ATGACAAAACTTGCAATCATTCCTTTCACAGTCCTCTTGGAAACTCTGTTCCTCAAGAAGCAATTCAG TGACAAGATCAAGATCTCTTTGTCAATACTACTAGCTGGAGTTGGCATTGCATCTGTCACAGATCTTCAGCTAAACATGGTTGGAACCATTCTGTCACTCATAGCCATCCTAACAACTTGCATAGGCCAGATT CTGACAAACACAATACAGAAGAGGCTGAATGTGTCATCAACACAGCTTCTGTATCAGTCATCGCCATTCCAAGCAGCCATTCTGTTCGTGTCGGGGCCCCTGCTGGACCAGTGCCTGACGAAGCAGAACGTGTTCGCCTACACGTACTCACCCGTTGTCATGGTGTTCATACTGCTGTCATGCTTGATTGCTGTGTTTGTGAACTTCAGCACATTCTTGGTGATAGGGAAGACATCTCCTGTTACATACCAAGTGTTGGGGCATCTTAAGACATGCCTTGTTCTTGCATTTGGGTACACTCTCTTGCATGATCCTTTCACTGCAAGGAACATCCTTGGCATACTTGTTGCTATGCTTGGCATGGGATTGTATTCTTACTTCTGCACTCTTGAATCCAAGAAGAAGCTCTCCCCTTCTCTCTCCTCCCTCCAG GTTAAAGAGAGGGAAACTGCGCCGCTGTTAGTGAGCCATCAAGACAAAGAGTCTAAAAACTCAATTGTTTAA
- the LOC131000070 gene encoding UDP-xylose transporter 1-like isoform X1 — protein MGEMSNNQLGVMGALFLSVASSVSIVICNKALMSNLGFQFATTLTSWHLMVTYCTLHVALRLNFFENKTIDTKTVVLFGILNGVSIGFLNLSLGFNSIGFYQMTKLAIIPFTVLLETLFLKKQFSDKIKISLSILLAGVGIASVTDLQLNMVGTILSLIAILTTCIGQILTNTIQKRLNVSSTQLLYQSSPFQAAILFVSGPLLDQCLTKQNVFAYTYSPVVMVFILLSCLIAVFVNFSTFLVIGKTSPVTYQVLGHLKTCLVLAFGYTLLHDPFTARNILGILVAMLGMGLYSYFCTLESKKKLSPSLSSLQVISTLVFYYQFASHHGDVSLILILSLSVSSFVILPPSTKK, from the exons ATGGGGGAGATGTCAAACAACCAGCTGGGAGTGATGGGTGCACTGTTTCTCTCCGTCGCGTCGTCGGTGTCCATTGTCATCTGCAACAAGGCCCTGATGAGCAATCTTGGCTTCCAATTTG CCACAACACTCACCAGTTGGCACCTGATGGTAACATACTGCACCCTCCACGTCGCGTTGCGCCTGAATTTCTTCGAGAACAAGACAATCGACACGAAGACAGTGGTGCTCTTTGGCATCCTGAATGGTGTCTCCATTGGCTTCCTCAACCTCAGCTTGGGATTCAACTCCATTGGCTTCTATCAG ATGACAAAACTTGCAATCATTCCTTTCACAGTCCTCTTGGAAACTCTGTTCCTCAAGAAGCAATTCAG TGACAAGATCAAGATCTCTTTGTCAATACTACTAGCTGGAGTTGGCATTGCATCTGTCACAGATCTTCAGCTAAACATGGTTGGAACCATTCTGTCACTCATAGCCATCCTAACAACTTGCATAGGCCAGATT CTGACAAACACAATACAGAAGAGGCTGAATGTGTCATCAACACAGCTTCTGTATCAGTCATCGCCATTCCAAGCAGCCATTCTGTTCGTGTCGGGGCCCCTGCTGGACCAGTGCCTGACGAAGCAGAACGTGTTCGCCTACACGTACTCACCCGTTGTCATGGTGTTCATACTGCTGTCATGCTTGATTGCTGTGTTTGTGAACTTCAGCACATTCTTGGTGATAGGGAAGACATCTCCTGTTACATACCAAGTGTTGGGGCATCTTAAGACATGCCTTGTTCTTGCATTTGGGTACACTCTCTTGCATGATCCTTTCACTGCAAGGAACATCCTTGGCATACTTGTTGCTATGCTTGGCATGGGATTGTATTCTTACTTCTGCACTCTTGAATCCAAGAAGAAGCTCTCCCCTTCTCTCTCCTCCCTCCAGGTAATATCTACACTTGTGTTTTACTACCAATTTGCTTCACATCATGGAGATGTTTCTCTCATCTTGATCTTGAGTTTGAGTGTGTCAAGTtttgttatactccctccgtccacgaaaaaataa